In Drosophila teissieri strain GT53w chromosome 2R, Prin_Dtei_1.1, whole genome shotgun sequence, the following proteins share a genomic window:
- the LOC122614317 gene encoding transmembrane protein 39A-A encodes MTYDERSSDGSSSSEAHDSFAHLLAPKQGQSQTPATAMPKHIPFPEHATTSEWLSELIMCAFTMGSAIVQFINIYRTNWWLPQAHTRHMVNIELIDPYLRYLLLILNTRRLIYCLLLVKIRKGNEKSRHLIRLGIKYGFGGLVQLSLGFCAMKLYQQHTYILLLFLSYPVVIYLLIFGFQLEPFLRTRFELPGVYINDLPVHSCTTNPVNIRDEVETLRHDFNKRFKQLIFTSMVNAYYTGLVPCCLAVSVQYNVLRAAQHCIIVCLGAFSLCAVFLYPAKYSDTLHRATLHLGCWQRIDRDPAPSQLIVAASALTWSKYSSYNHGTVVKHNGGLYRSQGMVTVATPGNASHARFYKLFHNPTIIYSTLAILQAAVLLVEIGSLSAESVEWHFVLSISFVAFTSMGAFFKLVRDYLITKDLYKTEHAVAPDQPFRQRMRDAFM; translated from the exons GACGAGCGCAGTAGCGATGGCAGCAGCTCCAGCGAAGCACATGATTCCTTCGCCCACCTGCTGGCGCCTAAACAGGGCCAATCCCAGACGCCGGCCACAGCGATGCCCAAGCACATTCCCTTCCCGGAGCACGCCACCACATCCGAGTGGCTCAGCGAACTCATCATGTGCGCCTTTACCATGGGCTCGGCCATCGTTCAGTTCATCAACATCTACAGAACCAACTGGTGGCTGCCACAGGCGCACACCAGGCACATGGTG AACATCGAGCTGATTGATCCGTATCTTCGTTATCTCCTGCTCATACTCAATACGCGAAGACTGATTTACTGCTTGCTGCTGGTGAAGATCAGGAAGGGAAATGAAAAGAGCCGGCATCTTATCCGTCTGGGAATCAAGTACGGATTTGGAGGCCTTGTGCAACTGTCCTTGGGCTTCTGCGCCATGAAGCTATACCAGcagcacacatacatacttcTGCTCTTCCTGTCGTATCC TGTGGTCATCTACCTGTTGATCTTCGGCTTCCAGCTGGAGCCCTTCCTGCGCACCAGATTTGAGCTGCCGGGCGTGTATATCAACGACCTACCGGTTCACAGCTGCACCACCAATCCGGTCAACATAAGGGACGAGGTGGAGACACTCCGACATGACTTCAACAAGCGTTTCAAGCAGCTCATCTTCACCTCCATGGTGAATGCATACTACACTGGCCTGGTACCCTGTTGTCTGGCCGTCAGTGTCCAATACAATGTGCTACGAGCTGCGCAGCACTGCATTATCGTTTGCCTGGGCGCTTTCAGTCTATGCGCCGTTTTCCTGTATCCTGCTAAGTATAGTGATACGTTACACCGGGCTACTTTACATTTGGGCTGCTGGCAGCGCATTGACCGTGACCCAGCGCCTTCGCAGCTAATAGTGGCTGCCAGTGCCCTCACCTGGTCGAAATACTCCTCCTACAACCACGGCACTGTGGTAAAGCACAACGGGGGCCTGTACAGAAGTCAGGGTATGGTTACTGTGGCCACTCCGGGAAACGCCAGTCATGCCCGATTTTAT AAACTCTTTCATAATCCCACCATAATTTATTCCACTTTGGCCATTCTTCAGGCTGCCGTGCTGCTAGTAGAGATAGGGTCGCTAAGCGCAGAAAGTGTCGAGTGGCACTTTGTCCTCTCCATCAGCTTCGTCGCGTTTACCAGCATGGGTGCATTCTTTAAGCTGGTGCGTGACTACCTCATCACTAAAGACCTATACAAGACAGAGCACGCAGTGGCGCCCGACCAACCCTTCCGACAACGCATGAGAGATGCATTTATGTAG